DNA from Fusobacterium sp. IOR10:
AGAAGCAATGTCTGAAGGTGTATCTTTATATTTTTCAGATAGAAAAATAATCTCTTTTATTCCACTTTGTATTATACTTTTGCTACATTCATTGCATGGAAATAATCCAACATAAATACTACAATTTTTTAAATTTTTAACACTATTTAAAATAGCATTTAATTCTGCATGACAAACAAAAGGATATTTTGTTTCTAAATATTCACCTTTTCTTTCCCAAGAAAAATTATCATCATCACATCCTTGAGGTAGTCCATTATATCCAACTCCTACAATTTTTTTATCAGAATTTACTATACATGCTCCTACTTGTGTACTTGGATCTTTACTTCTTTTTGCTGACAACAAAGCTATTCCCATAAAATATTGATCCCAACTTATATAGTCTTTTCTTTTCATTTAATTTCTCCTTTATAAATTATTTTATAATTTATAATACCCTTATTTTAAAAATTTTTCAAAGATTTATTTTAAATTTATAAAAATAAGAATACTATATAAAAAAGATGACTCCTATAAAACAAAGAAACCACCTTTTATAAATATTATTCAATTTAATTTTATTTTGCTATTTTTTCCTCTAAAACTTTCCCAACTCTAAATTTGACAACTTTTTTAGCTTTCACTTTCATTTTTTTACCTGTTTGAGGATTTCTAACTTCTCTTGCTGCTCTCTTCATTACTTCCCATTTTCCCCAACCAACAAAGCCTACTGTATTACCTTGTTCTAAATTATTAGATACTGTTTCTAAAAAAAGGTTTACTAATTTTTCTGCTTCTTTCTTTGTCATTTCACCTCTTAATGCAATACCATCTACAAATTCTTTTTTTGTCATGCTTAACCCCCTCCTGATTCTTTTGGATATTAGCTTCTACGTTACTTATTTATAGCTCATAATTTAATTTTTGTAAAGCTCTTTTCTTTATAAAGTTTGACTTAATTAAATCAAGAGTATATAATATGAACTGAATTGCTAGGGGAGCTTCGGCTGAAAAAAGATTCGTTCTTGACCCTTATAACCTGATCTAGATAGTACTAGCGTAGGGAAGCTGATTATATTTTATTTTTTGCTTATTTTTTTAATTTAAGCAACTATATTTATTAATTATGCTCTGTACTCTGTACAGAGCTTTTTTTTTACTTTTTTACAAGGAGGAATTATTATGACACAAATGGAATATGCAAAAAAAGGTATTTTTACAAAAGAAATGGAAATTGTATCAAAAGATGAACATATTGAAAAAGATAAACTTATCAAACTTATTTCTAATGGAAAGGTTGTTATACCGTGCAATGTGAATCATAAAAATATTTATCCTAGAGCTATTGGTAAATATATGAAAACTAAAATTAATGTTAATTTGGGAGTTTCTGAGGATTGTTGTAATTATGAAGAAGAACTTGAAAAAGCTAATAAAGCTATTGAATATGGAACTGATGCCATAATGGATTTAAGTACTTTTGGAGATACTAAAAATTTTAGAAAAAACTTAATTGCTAATTGTACTACAATGATTGGAACAGTTCCCATGTATGATGCTGTTGCTAAACTTGGAAAAAATATTAAAGATATGACAGTTGATGATCTTTTTGAAGTTGTTGAAGAGCACTGTAAAGATGGAATTGACTTTATTACTGTTCATGCTGGTCTTAATAAAATTTGTATAGAAAGATTAAAAAATAAAAAAAGAATGACTAAAATTGTGAGCAGAGGAGGATCAATTTTATTTCAATGGATGATACAAAATAATAAAGAAAATCCATTCTATGAATATTTTGATAGACTTCTTGAAATCTGTTATAAATATGACGTTACTCTAAGTTTAGGAGACGGACTTAGACCTGGTTCCATATATGACTCCACTGATGCACCTCAAATACAAGAATTAATTATTCTTGGAGAACTTACTAAAAGAGCTTGGGAAAAAAATGTTCAAATTATCATTGAAGGGCCTGGACATATTCCTATGCATGAAATTTCTACAAATATGCAATTGGAAAAGAAATTATGTCATGATGCTCCTTTTTATGTTTTAGGTCCTATTGTTACTGATATTGCTCCAGGTTATGATCATATTACTGCTGCTATAGGGGGAGCTATTGCTGCTCTTAATGGTGCTAATTTCTTATGTTATGTCACTCCTGCGGAACACTTAAGACTCCCTGATTTAAATGATATGAAAGAAGGAATTATGGCCTCTAAAATTGCAGGACATGCTGCTGATATTTCAAAAGGTATACCACAGGCTATAGAATGGGATTACAAAATGGGAGAATTTCGAGGAAATTTAGATTGGAAAGGAATGTTTAATAATTGTCTAGATAAAGAAAAAGCTCAAGAATATAGACAATCTTCTCAACCTATAGAAGAGGAAGTTTGTACTATGTGTGGAGATCTATGTCCAATGAAACGATGTAATGATATTATTTAATTTCACTTTATAAAAGATTATATATCATGGTGTTAGTATTTAATTTTTAATATTAGCACCATTATTTTTTTGCAAAAAAAAATTACTATATACAAATAGTAATCTAAAGTTATATATGGCTGGGATGGCTGGATTCGAACCAACGCATAACGGAGTCAAAGTCCGATGCCTTACCGCTTGGCGACATCCCAACAACAATAACTATGATATCATAATCTTTTTTTTTTGTCAATCCTTTCTTAAAAAAAATTTAAACATTCTCTTATTCTGCAATTTCTTCTTTTATTTCTAGCTCTTTAACTTCGTTATATTTTTCAATAACAGAATCTGTTATTTCTTTTCTTAAATCCAAAGTTATTGGATGAGCAACATCTTTGTATTCTCCATCTGGCATTTTTCTAGAAGGCATAGCTACAAACATACCCTTTTGACCATCAATAACCTTTAGCCCATGAATAACAAAACTTCCATCAAATGTTAAATCTGCGTAAGCTTTTAATTTAGCATCAGTATCTCCTTTAACTATTCTTAACCTTACATCTGTAATTTTCATTTCAATGCACCATCCTTTTTTATGTAGTATTAACTGTTATAAAAAATTGCATATATATATATTGCAATCTCCTATTTTCTCTTTTAGTTCCTTAATACATATCTTTTTATCATTTGGAAGTAACAAATAATAACAACTACCACTACCTGACATAGAGAAAGTATATTTTTTTATACAATTGATTTTTTCTCTAAAATTTATAATATCCTTATTTTGCTCCAATAGTGATTGTTCTAATACATTTTCATTATATTGATTAATATCATTTAATTTATTGTTTTTCAAACTTTCAATCAAAGTTTTTATATTTGCTTTTTTGGGGTTTTCTAATTTATTATATAGTTTATAGGCTTCTTTTGTTGAAACTCC
Protein-coding regions in this window:
- a CDS encoding dCMP deaminase family protein; this translates as MKRKDYISWDQYFMGIALLSAKRSKDPSTQVGACIVNSDKKIVGVGYNGLPQGCDDDNFSWERKGEYLETKYPFVCHAELNAILNSVKNLKNCSIYVGLFPCNECSKSIIQSGIKEIIFLSEKYKDTPSDIASKRMLDMAGVKYRKLEIKNKKIILSFDEEEFEQL
- a CDS encoding HU family DNA-binding protein; protein product: MTKKEFVDGIALRGEMTKKEAEKLVNLFLETVSNNLEQGNTVGFVGWGKWEVMKRAAREVRNPQTGKKMKVKAKKVVKFRVGKVLEEKIAK
- the thiC gene encoding phosphomethylpyrimidine synthase ThiC, which gives rise to MIMTQMEYAKKGIFTKEMEIVSKDEHIEKDKLIKLISNGKVVIPCNVNHKNIYPRAIGKYMKTKINVNLGVSEDCCNYEEELEKANKAIEYGTDAIMDLSTFGDTKNFRKNLIANCTTMIGTVPMYDAVAKLGKNIKDMTVDDLFEVVEEHCKDGIDFITVHAGLNKICIERLKNKKRMTKIVSRGGSILFQWMIQNNKENPFYEYFDRLLEICYKYDVTLSLGDGLRPGSIYDSTDAPQIQELIILGELTKRAWEKNVQIIIEGPGHIPMHEISTNMQLEKKLCHDAPFYVLGPIVTDIAPGYDHITAAIGGAIAALNGANFLCYVTPAEHLRLPDLNDMKEGIMASKIAGHAADISKGIPQAIEWDYKMGEFRGNLDWKGMFNNCLDKEKAQEYRQSSQPIEEEVCTMCGDLCPMKRCNDII
- the spoVG gene encoding septation regulator SpoVG, whose product is MKITDVRLRIVKGDTDAKLKAYADLTFDGSFVIHGLKVIDGQKGMFVAMPSRKMPDGEYKDVAHPITLDLRKEITDSVIEKYNEVKELEIKEEIAE